In Cyclopterus lumpus isolate fCycLum1 chromosome 5, fCycLum1.pri, whole genome shotgun sequence, the genomic stretch CAGTGATGTGTAATGTAGTAAAGCTGGAATAGAGCTATGACTTTAAAAGTATCCACACTATCAGTAAAAATTGTCACAAGTTTTAATAGCAGCGACCAACACACGCTAGGACAAGTGGATTATTGCAAATGTTGAATTGCTCATACCTGTCACCTGTTTTTAACCCTCCTACATTAGAGGCTGGAACCTGATTGTCTTCCACATAGTTAATTTGTGAgtgattaataaatacatttatttagaataCAATTTCTTTTTAGGCATTACATGTTTTTCCCCCGATGGTCTAAATAAGGCTGCTAAATATGTCTCGTTTTACTAATTTGCTCGTAGTAGGCGCTCATCTAAAACTGAGTGTTGGTTTCATTTTTTGCAGATCTTTGAGACTCAGCGGATGAAGTTCTCTGAGATCCCGCAGCGCTTGCATGCACTCCTGATGCCCCCAGAGCCAATCATCATCAACCATGTGATCAGGTAACTTCATTACAGCGATAAATAAGGTCCCCGATGTGACAGAAGTCACATGTTGAAGTTGTGTTTTTCTGCTCTCCTGCTGACATTTTCACGTACCGCTCAAACTAATTGTACTGTATTCTGTTATAGTGTTGACCCGAATGACCAAAAGAAGACTGCTTGCTATGACATTGACGTGGAGGTGGACGACACGCTGAAGACCCAGATgaactccttcctcctctccacagccAGTCAGCAGGAAATAGCAGGACTGGACAACAAGGTACAAGGGAGAATGTAGACCGACACATTTAATTCTTTGTTACAACTTCCATCACCCGTAGCGGTTTAAAGGCCATTTTAAGCACGCTCACTTTTTTGACCCCTGTTTCATTGAGTCACCGTGTAGTTTATTTCCTCCCATTTTGTGAGCCTCCTGAGGGGAATTCCCCCCTTAGCCACTCTCCCAATTTGTTGCCTGTGAATTGACGGCTTCTTTCTCGCCCGTTTTATGGTCAGTCCGGTCTTTTTGACCTCCTGCTAGCAGCCGTTACCTTTGCTGGGATGGCTGTAATCACATTGATGCGCCGTGGACCCATTCCCCTATAAGACGTCCTCCTGTCAACATTGTAAATGGAGAAAGCTTGTTTATAGTTTGTAGGCGCCATTCATATTGTTACTGATATACACCCGGTTCCTGTCGGCCTCATATCAGAAACGGTTTGTCGCAGAATCAAAGTGTCTTAGTTTTCTCTGTATGTATAGTTTCTCCTCATGAAATGGATCTGGTgctgtggttttaaaaaaaccAGCTGATCTCAGGAATACTTGCTCATAAAATGGTTATTAAGGAAACACTTGTCCCACAGTTTTTCTGTGTCAGCGATGTTCCATTTAATTAATACcttattaattacttttaaattgaTGACTCAtctcattattctttttttttttcagatccaTGAAACCATTGAGACCATTAACCAGCTGAAGACCCAGAGAGAGTTCATGTTGAATTTTGCCAGAGATCCTCAGGGCTTTATCAACGACTGGTTGCAGTCACAGTGCAGAGACCTCAAGGTGAGTCTATCCGTTACAACTGAGTCCTCTTAGCACTTAAAATGCATTTATCTGTGGTCTCATATCTCCACAGATAGCATGTTGCCtctgcatgaaaacaaacaaatccaccATGAAGTATATATATCACAGCTGTTTTGCCTGCACCATGCACTCCTAAAGGTTTTGTTTAGTGTGCTCCTAAATAAGAGAAAGTGTGGATTGATGTGTAGTTGATGTCATTCAGAATTGTAAGCACCCTGCCATTTTTCCTCAATGTTCAGCAGTTCAGAGAGAAATCATCATGGATAAGAAGAGGATGCAACATCAGTTTGTCCATTGGCATTacttaaaatgttttgattaaGCGGTGTGACTTATCGTTTTCAACGAGGaatgttcttctctctctcctttttttgcCATTATTATTGCTGCTGTTATTGCTCCATCTACCTTCGTATTATCATTACGTTTCTACCATAGTGCAATTTCACTGTTATCTGGACACACGGCATGACTTTCCCCATCCTAGAATAAATGTCCCTTCTGCCAGGAGACTTATTCCTTATTTGATTCAAAGGTTTTAGGATGGAGAAAGTCGTATGCTGTATGAATTTGTAAAGCCATtaaggcaaatttgtgatttgggttATTTACTCaatctcaaaaaaaaaaatatatatttctaaagcAGGCGTTACAACAAAACATTGATAAATGTAGGAAAGCAGAATAGGAAAGCGGatacaagaaaaataaacttctgCGGTGGTTAAGGTTACAGATGCAGGAAAACTTCTAGGAGTATTTAGGAGGGAAACTATAGACACTTGACATTCATGTCTGatatcaaatgtaaaatatctGGAAAAGGGGAACGTCAAAACAACAATTATAAACATAACCTCTGGTTTATCTTAGCTTGATTCATGTTAAAGTTCCTTGAGGTTAATAATATTTGGTCCTACGGAGGTTTACtgtgagaagaaaagaggactTTATTACATACAAGTACGTGGATGTTGTCTGTGTCCCTCCGCTGAGTGAGCCGATTAAGTGCTGACCAGCTGACCCCACCTGCAGTGTTTGTTCAGTCGAATCGCTGCGAAATTGAACAAATTCAGTTCAAAGCTCAACAGTCAATTCTGTTCTCTTGCGATGTTGTGTTTGTCTTAGCTGCGGTCAGCATTAGattaatgtgtaaatgtgtctttCTCTATTTACAGACCATGACAGATGTGGTCGCAAACCCAGAAGAAGAGCGAAGAGCAGAGTTTTACTACCAGCCGTGGGCTCAGGAGGCGGTCTGTCGCTACTTCTACTCCAAGGTAATCCATTTATTCTTTGTTCCTAACTGAATTATCTCAATAACTATATTATGAATTAGCATGAAAGGTTGATTACTTTCATGACATTTAGGTTTATTGATACATCTCAACCGCTGTTGGATAGATTGCCATGATATTTAGTTCAGACATTAACGGTGTCCAGAGGACAAATCATAATGACTTTGGGGATCCACTGTACTTGGTGTTCAGGGCTAATTACGTCTTTTATTGTTGAAAAATGGATGCACAGTGACTGCTGGTGGTAAATGTCGTCCACTGAAAAATAAGTGTGCGATATTGACAGAGAAAGCTGATTTCTCCTCCCGCAGAGCCGTTtaccagaatgcattgcacGCAAGCGGCAGGTTTGCTCAGTTCTTAGGGGTTCCCTTCAGGCACAGTCCTCCCCGCTGCAGCTGTATCCTCGAGCCTCCTCGACTGAATATCCGTGAAAGAATCTCGTCAATgacatcaaaacaaacaaagtactAGGAACCAGCACtccattacatgtcattacatgtcatttatgtTCACTCCACAGCTACAAAAGCTGAAGAAGCACTTTGTAGTTCTTCAAAACATAGAACATCGGCAGGATATACAGGTGTTTTTACACTATATCCCCAACTCGGAAAGATATATGGTTAAAAATCACTTTTTTCAAATCTTTTAATCAAAGTTCAGTCGTGTTCAGATGGCATCAGCTGCAGATGTTTTCATGTCGGTCACTTCTCAGGCTGAACCTAAGAATTATTTTTAGAATCGTTTGATCTGATGATTATTTATCCCGAttcatctttatttgttttttcttaaaatgctaaaaaaaagtgataaatTGCCATTATGTCCAGAATTAAGGTGACAAAAGTAATTGCTTATTGTTTCCCGCCAAAAATCCAAAACATGGCCAAAGACTCGTggtgtttacctttttttcatCATGGTATTGTCTTCTGGTGATTTTAATCTTTTCTCCGTGTGTTTTCAGGTCCAGCAGAGGCGACAGGAGCTGGAGACGGCGCTCGGCATCAGGAACACCTAATGATATCGTATCCACGGAGACGTGCCGTGTGGTCCCAGACGACCAATGTGTGAGCGCGTGTGGGATGTTCAAAATGAATTCCTCCGAGAGTTTTCTAATAAACTTAGAGAGACATAGATACTAGATGGCTTTCCCGTTATATAGTatgtccttttttgttttcattcaccCTGCAGCCCCGACTACTGTTGCGGTTTGATTGCTACTTCCACTTTTCCACACCAGAGCTGCAATGTATTTTTCGCTTGCATGTCTAAGCCTTACCTGGAAGCATTCCTCTCAATTTGATACGTGGCGCCCACGCGAAAGTACAGattgtgaaatgaaatgaacgAGCAGGGGGCAACTTTTAATGTGTTCTGTCCCTGAATCTAAAAATATCTTGAATCGGCTGGAACGTGTTGATTCTGCCTTGACTCTTTGTTGACCCCTTTTTTTCGGGAAAGTAAACCTACATTTTACTCTCCCAACTTGGCCCCCCAGACGCTTGCCCGTTCAGTTAGATATTGATTGTGTTCGTAATCAATCGCTACTTTTGTTGGCTGTTCATGTGTCACTTTGTCTTAAAGCTCTCGGCGGTTTGTTTTGACAGTTTGGGCCACCGCCTGGTGTACGAGAGAAAGGCTCAATCATGGCAAGATCATCGTGCCATTTTGTATGAAGTtttccctcttcttttttttgttatatcaatgattcttgttttaaaaatatgtattatatcaGTACTTGTCTTTGTTAGCTAGTACAGATTATCAAGGAAGTAGCTAGTATGAGTACCTCTAGTCTATATAGTTTTGTAAATACTGAGCAGGAAAAAAACTGAAGATGGATGTGAAGTAAAAGTGTATCTTATCCTGGCAGATGTTTTTCTTAACTTTTTGTCTACGCTCAGATGGTTGAAgcagtatttatattattaatcaGCCCTCGCCGTCACAGCACGGCGATCGAGCTCTCCTCAACGTGAAGATGTCGCGTTGGACGAGTCGCTGCTCTGCAGGacaaaatgtacacaacatTCATGTCGCCTGCAAGCCGGGGAAAGTTAAATATTCTGCTTAtagttttgtgtatttttgatTATGTGCAGAGAAGCCATAAACAGTTGAAGAAGATTTACAGAGTTTCACACCTTGTTGAGTTTAATGGTTGTTGTTTACCCGTTGAAGGTAAAGATGAGCGTCCTGGCTGAAGCTTTAGCCTGCATTTAATTCACAAAGAATACGCTAATGTGGGTTTGGGCAGGTACATGATTTGAAACAATTGATGGGAAccttggaggggggggggctgtcgtAGTATTTGAATCTGCAGACTTTTTCATGGACCAAACCTATTTTTCTGTATGTTCTTATGTTATAATAAAGGATATGTAAAATGTACATGTctgaaagtgatttttttttctacgTCATGAACACTGCTTTAATATTTATGTATCTGGTAATTAGTCTATAActtaagaaaaataataaaaataacttacttcatttttaaaagtcagTAAAAAGTTGAGTGCACCCACAAAACCCTTTTTAGATGAGCAGTGTGGTTCCAACAGTCCCAATGAACCCATTCTGTCTCACATGAGACAAAGTGAGATGTACCTTTCTCTAAAGTAGAAGTAAAGCGTCGACATTTGATGATAAAGCCAAAGCTGTTCATAAATGCCAAGTTTGTATAACTTAACTAGAAAGTTAACATCAGATCAACATGACTCGTGAGGTACATTTAGCTTTATAATAAATAAGTTGCAGTCTGTTATGATTTAATTACCCTGTAAATATGTTTACTTGAACTTCGCGTGTACATATTTATTGatatgtatataattatatacatcTTAATAGTAAATGGAGGTATTGTTCCCTCAAAAAATCCTCATGTCACTTCCTCGGTGACTCAGGTTTGTAAAAATGGAGAAGAaataatgtgtatgtatttctGACATCCCTGGGCTTAATTAAACATGCGGCAACACATTACTGAACTATCCTGTATTTCCGTgtgaggagaagagggagagagttaGTCCCGGAGCGGACCAATCAGCGGGAGAGGGCGTGTCCGAGCCTCGGCGGCCTGTCCGGTATAAATAACACTTCGTCCGGCGGCGGCGTGTCTTCGCACCGGCAGCAGCTCCATCTGGAAGGTCAAACACGCAATGGCAGCGCcgaagaaagtgtgtgtgatcGGCTCTGGTAACTGGTGAGTGGAGTGGAGGCTCTCGAAGGTGTCTGAATGAACTCGAGTGCACTTTTGGGGGGGTCTGGAAGTTTAGTGTTTTTAACTACAGCAGCCTGTCAGTTGTGATctattatacatttatactcATAATGGTATTTCTGTTCCCTGGATTAGATTTCACACTCAGTGGACGGCTTTGTGTGCGAGTGCATGTCTTTAAGTTGGCAAACTTGGTAGAAAGTATAGGCAACTTTAACCTATCTTTTAACTGAAGATAAATTATTCATGAAGTGGATTTTGTCTTTTGCAGAGGGGAGATCTGCgacactgacctttgacctttgaggCTTCTACACCCTCTAAATCTTTATTATTCAGCAGTATTTGTGCTGAGCCGGCTGCTGAAATGTTGACATTAATCGTCCTGCATGACATTTAGTTCAGTCTGTGGAGGATTCAGATAAACTAAAGATCCTTAAAGCAATAGATGTATTACTGAAAGACCGGCATTCAAAATTGTACCTATAAAAAAGTAAGGAAGTATTACAAGTAAACacatactcatgtagtgtagtGGATTTCTTTagtgtatatgtacattattatctttattattgatgcattcatgtgtaaGAAGCATTTCAATGCTGTAGCTGGTTGAGAGAGATACTTTAAGGTTAAGTTATACGCATTTGGGAAGTTACATCTATAACAAGTGATGTgttataaagtataaagtagtgTACAATGgaaaaagtaaagtacaagtaccttgacACGAAAGTGCTTCAGGTTGTCGAAAGTAACAGTGTTGCTATGTAATCTTAAAAAAGGGATTTATCAGCTCTGAGCGTGTTATGATGTTATAATGACATTCAACGGCTTGTTATGAAATGAGACACTCCTCAGGCCAAAACAAAGATCCTCTAGTACTCTCTGTTTCACCTGTAGtgttattatggtctggaaaagcGTCTGAAAAACAATTCAAATCACGGGACACAAAATATGGTAATTACAGTGTTACAAGTCATTTTGACATCTGCTCACTATTAGGAGACGCACTACTGTATTTAAAGCAATAACTCTAATAAAGTAGTCATGAGacatcaatataaatatatatatttaaaagtgtaAACGTTGTGTTTCTTACACACAGTGGTCAGTGTGCGGCCTACTTTAAATATCAGCAATAGTtgagaaatacacaaataaaaagtcGGTATCCGCCAGCAGTATCAGAGAATCAATAGAACCGGTCAAACTCAACACTAGATATGCAGAATATTTATCACCCTTTATTGATCTCTGCAGACCACAGTATGAAATCCATTAAGATCCACGTTTAAATGACatatcacagagaaaaaaaaacagaggacaTTTAaccttcttttttggggggggtaaCAATAACTTCAACCAGCTGCTGTCTCCCATCCCAGTATGACCACCGTGTGCCTCCGTGTCCACAGGGGCTCGGCCATCGCCAAGATTGTGGGCGCCAACGCGGCCAAGTATGACACGTTTGACAGCACGGTGAACATGTGGGTGTTTGAAGAGACGGTGAACGGCCGTAAACTCACAGAAATAATCAACACGGACCATGAGAACCTGAAGTACCTGCCCGGCCACAAGCTGCCCTCCAACGTGGTGAGCGTGAGAAGAGCTCTTTGACGGCGTCAGGGGGACCGCTTGGtgttgtcatgtgactgaagtgtcctccttgtttcctccctcctcgtccAGTTGGCCGTTCCAGACTTGGCCGAGTCGGTGAAAGGAGCCGACATCCTGATCTTCGTGGTGCCGCACCAGTTCATTGTGCGCGTGTGCGACACCATTAAAGACCACATCAAGAAGGATGCTGTAGGAATGTCTCTCATCAAGGTCTCTctcatattttttaattatatatccCACTACAACGTTACAGGAATTCCCCCAGTGCACTAAAGAAGTAATGATCTGGTCTGCTCCAGGGTGTGGATGCGGGTCCAGAGGGTCTGAAGCTGATCTCTGAGGTCATCCGAGGGAAGCTGGGCATCACGGTGACCGTCCTCATGGGAGCCAACATCGCCAACGAGGTCGCCGAGGAGAAGTTTTGTGAAACAACGATCGGTACGCACGATAAATAGACATTTGATGGGGGACGCAGTGACGTTTGTCAATGCAATGCTTACAGAATACAAACATGATACGGCAATTTTGAGTGTGGCTCCAGCTGTAGTAAAGGGGGACATGACTGGATGACTTTTGATGTCTCAATAATTTACAGTGTGATTGGTCAAAATGATGAAAATGTTGTATCTTTTTATTGGCcttttccattcatttatttaaagtgaCTTAAAACGCGTTATGATGTAAAGataacataaacacatgtatacacTATTGAGccgttttagttttttttgatGTCATCTTTAGTATTTAACagagaacattttgaaatgtaaatgttttatacAGTAAACTGATTGGGCCATAGAACTgctgatgatttttttttttggacacagGGTGCAGAGACAAGGCATTTGGGCCCATGCTGAAGGAGCTGATGCAGACCATCAACTTCCGTGTGACGGTGGTGGAGGAGTCTGACGTGGTGGAGATCTGCGGGGCGCTCAAGGTCGGCTTTTCTCTTCcctcaaaacaaatgcactcCTTTCATTTTCTCCGCCATCTGAGTGCGAGCAAAATGTCCAGTGCCGCGTCGGTGCTCTCGTAAGAATACATAAAAGATGTAatgggtgaaaaaaaaatgcagcgtGGTCAAAAGAATTCCAGTCACGAGAATGTTTTGGGGGCTTAATATTTCTCTACTgatatttctcttttaaattCACCATCTGACTGTCATCATTCAGACATCTTTTTAACTGGTGCATTTCagacctttttaaagaaaaacatgttaaacatgttaaaGAGAAACATCTGCTCGTCTTGCAGATGCAGTATTGTTCCAAAATGCTTGAATTGTACATATTACAAAACAATCACTAATACTctcattgttgttttgttgttgactGATATAGATATGATATTCAACAGGATGTGGATCAGTGGTAGAGCAGTGGTCggccttcaatcagagggtcaGTGGTTTGTTCCCCAGTTCCACTAGTCCATGTAGGCAAGACACGCAATCCCAAATTGCTCCTTTAGGCCTATGAATGAATTAGTAAGAGTCCTGATGGGccaccagtgtatgaatgggtgcgaatgggtgaatgatgacatgtagagTTAAAGCCCTATGATTGGTCTGAAGAGTAGAATAAGTACCATCATGCACTAAAGAGACAAATCTAACAGAATTTACTGTGATCGCTGTGGAGGCCGTGCTCCCTCATCCAAACAGTGAGATTCCTCGCCGCATTGGTTTCCGACAGCCAACACGTAAAGAGGGCCACACATTTACcagcagcgtctcctcctccttctgttggCTGCAGAACATCGTGGCAGTGGGAGCCGGTTTCTGTGACGGCCTGGGGTTCGGTGACAACACCAAGGCGGCGGTGATTCGCCTCGGCCTGATGGAGATGATCGCCTTCGCCAGGCTCTTCTGCACAAACTGCCAAGTCTCCCCCGCCACCTTCCTGGAGAGCTGCGGCATCGCTGACCTCATCACAACCTGCTACGGCGGACGCAACCGCAAGGTCGGGGAGGCGTTCGCCAAAACAGGCAAAGTACGTAAGTCGCTCCCATTCCATGAAAAGCCACGACAACGTGACGGCGAACACTAAAACGACAGCGAACATCTCTTTGTTTTAGAGCATTGAGCAGTTAGAAAATGAGCTGTTGAACGGTCAGAAGCTTCAAGGTCCAGCGACGGCGTCCGAGGTCCATCAAATATTGAAAGATAAAAACATGGTGGAAAAGTAAGTTTGTCTTCTCGTTCATTAAGAGGATCTTAATTACAAGAGAGTTTGTTTATCATTCCTGCAGTTATTGATTGTACCGAGTCCATTTGAGTAAGGTGTCTTTAGATGGTATGTGCTAAcatcacggtgtgtgtgtgtgtgtgtgtgtgtgtgtgtgtgcatcgttGTCTCTCGCCTCCAGGTTTCCCCTTTTCACCGCTGTTCACCAGATCTGCTTCAACGGCCACTCGGTCACAGATTTCATCAAGTGTTTGCAGAACCACCCGGAGCACATTTGAAGGGACTCACTCTAGATCTACTGTCAAACCCAGGTGATCGTAGGGAGGAAGGTTAGGTGAAGACTGTACCAAGTACTTTCATGTTTGaatctcaaacacacaaaaacacagagttgCCTTCTCTACTCCGACTCCCTCGCCTTCCATGACAATACCGACAGAAGCTCTGACTTATTAGAAACTCATTGTTGCATTGGAATCTCCCAAGTCTTAAAGGTTTAAAGAATTCATACAATTTACACGATGCTTAAACCCCCACCTGAATGTTACGTAACTGTTTGGCTAGGAGCCAGAACGTGCCTTTTCACGGACATGTTTAACAAAGCACTGAACACAGTTCCAACTGCCActgtgttgtttctttcttccgGATTTACGATGATTTGGatattttttgaataaattattGAGCTTGTTGACTTTGCGCCTCTGCTCATGTTTAATAATTTTTCCGTTTGACTCGCTGGGATCTTCCTGCAGGACACACTCACTGTGCAGCCGCCTGGCTGTAACCTGACCTGAGCTCAGCCAGGCTGCCACTCTAAACTCTTCACCTTTACCATTTTCTAGAGCGTCTATTCAACCTTTCTTTTTAAGTCCACGCCCTGTCTCAGTCCTCATAAGTGATGACTGAGTTATTCAGTGTGGgttattgatattattttaaTAGGAATTAGGAATGCCGTCATAAATTAACCCACTttacttatttgttttgttttgattcatTTAGAAACATGTCTGAAGATGTAATCTCTCTCTAAATTCTATTTAAAATGCAAGAAACTGATGTGAATTCATTACCGGCCATCTATCCCTGACCATAAGTCAGTGTATCTCATCAATGATCAGTGCCTGTATGTCATACACGGCTCATACAGTATTCTAATTGTTAAAACGCTTGAGCAAGAATCCTCCCCATGTATGCTCTTTAATCCCACAaatgagtaaaacaaaaaaagtaccAGCTCTGTTGTTATGTCATGTTGTAGACCATGAAGTTACATCTTTTGCCACTTGTATCGAGTCAACTGGCCTGTGAGATttctaataataacaacacGCTCTAAATGGGAAAATGTCCATCTATAATTAGACACGGTGGAAAGCACTGCAGCTGCCTCATCCCTGTTTAACGACACAGGGATGCCACCTTTTTGAAATGCTACACCATTGTGGTGCCGTCAAAAATCTTGAATGTGACTGTTATTCTTTCAGCCACTTTTAGCCCCATTtaaagtgtatatattttaaatgaactattataaatatgtatactgCCTTTCAGTGGGGTACAAATGCATGTCTGATCTCTTGCAGAAATACAATACCTCGTATAGGTCAAGATGGTTGCACAATATTTCTGAACAATGTGTAGTTGTAGTACACCCATGTGCCACTAGGGTGCACCATCACATCGATCACAAGCCCATGTGTCAGTTGATTCCCGTCAGTTGTATTCACTTTTCATTCGGTATCTTTACAGATAACCCATCAAATGGATTattgagcagaaaaaaaaaaatctcctggAGTATGATACGTTTTAATAACACAACTATTATAGTATCTGACAAACAGTGTGGCTCTTCCAGGAAATCTGCAGGGATGTATGCCATTCATACATGGCACCCATCCGTTTcagcgagggaggagagacTCTCCTTACTTCCTCAATTCCAGTCCTCATCTTAGGGCGGCAGCCAAGGTTTGTCAAGCTGTCCGGTGACCACCATGAAATACAGGAAGCTGGGCTGCattgccttcaaaataaaagaagggaAATGTGTGAGAAAATATAAGGAAAAGCCGGTTTAAAGTTTTTTGGCACAACCAAGTCCAAACGTTTGGTGTTAAGTCTTCGATACTTGACTTGCATGTCAAAAACATAGGTCAAAACGCACAGGTCGTTTAGCAAGGAACTACAATGGCCCAAACAGATCCGCCATCATGTCCACCTGAATGTCGCAGCATGGCATTTTgcctaatttatttatttatttacttatttatttagaatCAGGTGGTGAGACACAAGTTAATTCTTGACAGTGGTGAGAATAAGTCACAAAACAATATTGTAAAACACCTAAATGAACAAGTATTAAACCAAATCATAATATTTAACGGTCACAAAGTTGAACATTGGgaatcttattttgaaaatgtgaagCGGATGTCTCTGGTTTTCCTCACACTAGTGCGGTAACAAGCCATCGCGCAAGTGGCCCAGGGGCAGGAGAGGCTCCCATCAAGTTTCACACATCCTCTTCTTCCAGATAATAAACTCATTTGATTTAACCGACCGGGGGTCTGGGACACTGTAAAACATGGCTGCCTTTTCAGCCTGGTTCTGGAACGAGAGGTTTTGGCTCCCACACAACGTCACCTGGGCGGATCTGGCAGACCCAGCTCCCGGGGTCGAGTACCCCAAAGCGGGACACTTGTTTGCTGCCTTCCCGTTGGCTTTGGGGATTTTCGCCGTCAGGATACTTTTCGAAAGGTTCGTACTCGCTGCTGATGTCGGTCCTTTTATTTGAAAAGTGAGGGAGAAACTCCCTCAAAAGTACTTTTTAACGGGAGGTTTCCTCACAACAACGGAGTGATGGGTTTGCTAGCGGTTTGGTCAAGcaacatctttaaatgtgtgtgagggGATTTCTTTTGTCGAAAAACACGCCATTTACTCACGTCAGTTACACTTCTGCCCACCAAATACCGTTCAAAATATACTGATAATTAATTTCTCAACTACTGTAAAAGGCACACGTGTGTTAGAAATGCCCTGTAAACGTCGTCTCGTGAGGCTAGCTTCAAGCGTGTGTAACCCCGTTACAACtacatcgccccccccccccccccccccttctcaaAACTCTGGTCCTTGATGTTTTGGTGACGCCGCAGCAGTCTGGTATTCATTGACCGTTATTATCcggtctcttcctgtctctagCTGCCCTCACCTGACGCATGCGTACAAAGggagagatgctgctgctgtacTTCTG encodes the following:
- the gpd1b gene encoding glycerol-3-phosphate dehydrogenase 1b, producing MAAPKKVCVIGSGNWGSAIAKIVGANAAKYDTFDSTVNMWVFEETVNGRKLTEIINTDHENLKYLPGHKLPSNVLAVPDLAESVKGADILIFVVPHQFIVRVCDTIKDHIKKDAVGMSLIKGVDAGPEGLKLISEVIRGKLGITVTVLMGANIANEVAEEKFCETTIGCRDKAFGPMLKELMQTINFRVTVVEESDVVEICGALKNIVAVGAGFCDGLGFGDNTKAAVIRLGLMEMIAFARLFCTNCQVSPATFLESCGIADLITTCYGGRNRKVGEAFAKTGKSIEQLENELLNGQKLQGPATASEVHQILKDKNMVEKFPLFTAVHQICFNGHSVTDFIKCLQNHPEHI